GGCGGTGGCTCGACCTGGACGCACTTCGCCGTACCGAGTCGACCTTCGCGCTGTCCAACGGCCACATCGGGTTCCGGGGCTCGTTCGAGGAGGGCGAGCCCAGCGGCCTGCCCGGCACCTACCTCAACGGCTTCTACGAGCGACGACCGCTGCCGTACGCCGAGGCCGGTTACGGATATCCGGAAGACGGGCAGACCGTGGTCAACGTGACCGACGGCAAGATCATCCGCTTGCTGGTCGAGGACGAACCGGTGGACATGCGCTACGGCTCGGCCCCGCGCCACGAACGCGTGCTCGATTTCCGGTCGGGGACGCTGCGCCGCCACACCGAGTGGGTCTCGCCTACCGGGCGGCGCGTGCGCATCACCTCGGAACGCCTGGTGTCGTTCACCCAACGCGCCATCGCCGCGATCCACTACGAGGTCGAGCCGCTGGACGGACAGGCACAGCTTGTCGTTCAGTCCGAACTGCTCGCCAACGAACCGATCGAGCGGGAAGGCGGCGATCCGCGAGTGGCCGCGGTGCTGGAAGGCGCGCTGGTTTCCGACTTCGCCGTGGGTGAGGGCAACCGTGCCGTGCTGGGCCACCACACCCGCAAGTCCGGCCTGCGGATGGCGGCGGCGATGGATCACGAGGTGGACGCGCCGGGTCCGATATGGACGGAAAACCGGACCGAGGAAGACCTGGCCCGCCTGAGCGTGGCCACCGAGGTACCCCGGGGGCACAAGCTTGCGCTCACCAAGTACGTCGCGTATGGCTGGTCCAGCCAGCGGTCCCCGCAGGCGCTGCGCGCGCAGGTGGAGGCCGCGCTGGCCGGCGCCCGGCAGAGCGGCTGGCGGGGCTTGCTCGACGAGCAGCGTGCCTACCTCGACGACTTCTGGGAAGCCGCCGACGTCGAGATCGACGGCGACGCGGAACTGCAACAGGCGGTGCGGTTCGCCCTGTTCCACGTGCTGCAGGCCGGTGCCCGCGGGGAGACCAGGGCGATCCCGGCGAAGGGACTGACCGGCCCGGGTTATGACGGGCACGCGTTCTGGGACACCGAGACATTCGTGCTGCCGCTGCTCACCTACACCGTCCCGGATGCCGCCCGCAGCGCACTGCAATGGCGACACTCCACATTGGACAAAGCGCGAAACCGCGCGGCGCAGCTCGGCCAGGCCGGAGCCGCGTTCCCGTGGCGGTCGATCAACGGCGAAGAATGCTCCGGCTACTGGCCGGCCGGCACCGCGGCGTTCCACGTCAACGCGGACGTCGCCGACGCCACCGCCCGCTACCTCGCCGCCACCGGAGACAAGGAATTCGAGGCCTCCACCGGGCTGGAACTGCTGGTGGAGACCGCGCGGCTGTGGACGTCGCTGGGCCACCACGACACGCACGGCCGGTTCCGCATCGACGGTGTCACCGGGCCCGACGAGTACACCGCCGTCGTCGACAACAACGTCTTCACGAACCTAATGGCGCAGCGGAACCTGCACGAGGCGGCTGCCCACTGCGAGTTGCGTCCGGAAGTGGCTCGCGAACTGGGAGTGGACGAGGAGGAAACGGCCCGTTGGCGGGATGCGGCCGACAGGATGATGGTGCCCTACGACGAAATGCTCGAAGTGCATCCGCAGTCCGAGCGGTTCACCAGGCACGCCCAATGGGACTTCGC
The sequence above is a segment of the Saccharopolyspora phatthalungensis genome. Coding sequences within it:
- a CDS encoding glycoside hydrolase family 65 protein, with protein sequence MTTPQLPGYEVAPWELRWRWLDLDALRRTESTFALSNGHIGFRGSFEEGEPSGLPGTYLNGFYERRPLPYAEAGYGYPEDGQTVVNVTDGKIIRLLVEDEPVDMRYGSAPRHERVLDFRSGTLRRHTEWVSPTGRRVRITSERLVSFTQRAIAAIHYEVEPLDGQAQLVVQSELLANEPIEREGGDPRVAAVLEGALVSDFAVGEGNRAVLGHHTRKSGLRMAAAMDHEVDAPGPIWTENRTEEDLARLSVATEVPRGHKLALTKYVAYGWSSQRSPQALRAQVEAALAGARQSGWRGLLDEQRAYLDDFWEAADVEIDGDAELQQAVRFALFHVLQAGARGETRAIPAKGLTGPGYDGHAFWDTETFVLPLLTYTVPDAARSALQWRHSTLDKARNRAAQLGQAGAAFPWRSINGEECSGYWPAGTAAFHVNADVADATARYLAATGDKEFEASTGLELLVETARLWTSLGHHDTHGRFRIDGVTGPDEYTAVVDNNVFTNLMAQRNLHEAAAHCELRPEVARELGVDEEETARWRDAADRMMVPYDEMLEVHPQSERFTRHAQWDFANTPPKNYPLLLHYPYFDLYRKQVVKQADLVLAMWLRGDAFTPEQKARNMAYYEALTVRDSSLSSCVQAVLNAEVGHLELAYDYLGEAALADLHDIYQNVHQGLHIAALSGAWIAAVAGFGGMRDHGGTLSFAPRLPPELSRIAFRICFNDSRICVTIRRDEAIYALLDGPSLHTSHHGKPIVLTQGQPITLPIPPPPQNPPPRQPVGRAPARRRLQPAPGG